The following coding sequences lie in one Rhea pennata isolate bPtePen1 chromosome 10, bPtePen1.pri, whole genome shotgun sequence genomic window:
- the SNX22 gene encoding sorting nexin-22 isoform X1, translating into MIAVSIPAAEPEAAARGPEKPHTVFRVEVLCNGRRHTVAKRYSEFQALHKRIKKTCKVPDFPPRRVPNWMPKVLEQRRQGLELYIQGVLYHNAELPPEVLDFLKVRHFQPDPRAGSLPSSSRFAAEASRPGCLPSQRPVMSFCRDPYVRPPSTDLLPDTVLSGVLQGLYVPESCSSRKAAPRGLGQPGS; encoded by the exons atgATCGCCGTGTCCATCCCGGCCGCGGAgcccgaggcggcggcgcgcggccccgaGAAGCCGCACAcg GTGTTCAGGGTGGAGGTGCTGTGCAATGGCCGGCGGCACACGGTGGCCAAGCGCTACAGCGAGTTCCAGGCGCTGCACAAGCGG ATCAAGAAAACCTGCAAGGTCCCGGACTTCCCTCCCCGCCGGGTCCCCAACTGGATGCCCAAAGTGCTGGAGCAGCGCCGGCAGGGCCTGGAGCTTTACATCCAG GGTGTCCTGTACCACAACGCGGAGCTCCCCCCGGAGGTGCTGGACTTCCTGAAGGTGCGGCATTTCCAGCCGGACCCCAGGGCCGGCAGCCTGCC ctcctccagccGCTTTGCCGCGGAGGCGAGCAG GCCTGGCTGCCTGCCTTCCCAGCGGCCTGTGATGAGTTTCTGCCGAGACCCCTATGTACGGCCACCATCCACAG aTCTGCTTCCTGATACAGTCCTGAGCGGCGTGCTGCAGGGTCTCTACGTCCCGGAGAGCTGCTCCTCTCGCaaggcagcgccgcggggcctcGGCCAGCCAGGCTCCTGA
- the SNX22 gene encoding sorting nexin-22 isoform X2, with translation MIAVSIPAAEPEAAARGPEKPHTIKKTCKVPDFPPRRVPNWMPKVLEQRRQGLELYIQGVLYHNAELPPEVLDFLKVRHFQPDPRAGSLPSSSRFAAEASRPGCLPSQRPVMSFCRDPYVRPPSTDLLPDTVLSGVLQGLYVPESCSSRKAAPRGLGQPGS, from the exons atgATCGCCGTGTCCATCCCGGCCGCGGAgcccgaggcggcggcgcgcggccccgaGAAGCCGCACAcg ATCAAGAAAACCTGCAAGGTCCCGGACTTCCCTCCCCGCCGGGTCCCCAACTGGATGCCCAAAGTGCTGGAGCAGCGCCGGCAGGGCCTGGAGCTTTACATCCAG GGTGTCCTGTACCACAACGCGGAGCTCCCCCCGGAGGTGCTGGACTTCCTGAAGGTGCGGCATTTCCAGCCGGACCCCAGGGCCGGCAGCCTGCC ctcctccagccGCTTTGCCGCGGAGGCGAGCAG GCCTGGCTGCCTGCCTTCCCAGCGGCCTGTGATGAGTTTCTGCCGAGACCCCTATGTACGGCCACCATCCACAG aTCTGCTTCCTGATACAGTCCTGAGCGGCGTGCTGCAGGGTCTCTACGTCCCGGAGAGCTGCTCCTCTCGCaaggcagcgccgcggggcctcGGCCAGCCAGGCTCCTGA
- the SNX1 gene encoding sorting nexin-1 isoform X2: MIRTYLQLEEEEQEDKFELTIGVSDPEKVGDGMNAYVAYKVSTQTSLPMFRSKHFSVKRRFSDFLGLYEKLSEKHAQNGFIVPPPPEKSLIGMTKVKVGKEDSSSAEFLEKRRAALERYLRRVVSHPTMLQDPDVREFLEKEELPRAVGTQALSGAGILKMFNKATDAVSKMTIKMNESDIWFEEKLQEVECEEQRLRKLHAVVETLVNHRKELALNTAQFAKSLAMLGSSEDNTALSRALSQLAEVEEKIEQLHQEQANNDFFLLAELLGDYIRLLSVVRGAFDQRMKTWQRWQDAQTMLQKKREMEARLLWANKPDKLQQAKEEISEWESRVTQYERDFERISAVIRKEVIRFEKEKSKDFRNHVTKYLETLLNSQQQLVKYWEAFLPEAKAIS, encoded by the exons GTGATGGCATGAACGCGTATGTAGCCTACAAAGTGTCAACACAG ACAAGCCTACCAATGTTCAGGAGCAAGCACTTCTCAGTAAAAAGGAGATTCAGTGATTTTCTGGGTCTGTATGAGAAGCTGTCGGAGAAGCATGCCCAGAACGGGTTCATCGTTCCTCCACCACCTGAGAAGAGTCTCATAG GAATGACCAAAGTGAAAGTTGGGAAAGAAgactcctcctctgcagagttCCTAGAAAAAAGACGGGCTGCTCTAGAGAG GTACCTCCGGAGAGTTGTCAGCCATCCAACAATGCTGCAGGACCCAGATGTCAGGGAGTTCTTGGAAAAAGAGGAG TTGCCGAGAGCAGTAGGCACCCAGGCCCTGAGTGGAGCAGGAATACTGAAGATGTTCAATAAAGCTACTGATGCTGTCAGTAAAATGACCATCAAGATGAATGAATCGGACATA TGGTTcgaggagaagctgcaggaggTGGAATGTGAGGAGCAGCGGCTACGGAAGTTACATGCTGTTGTGGAAACGCTGGTGAACCACCGGAAGG AGCTAGCATTGAATACAGCACAATTTGCAAAGAGTCTGGCCATGCTGGGGAGCTCAGAGGACAACACAGCCCTGTCCCGGGCACTGTCCCAGCTGGCTGAGGTGGAAGAGAAGATTGAACAGCTGCACCAGGAACAGGCTAACAACGACTTCTTCCTCCTGGCTGAGCTCCTGGGAGACTACATCCGCCTTCTCTCAGTTGTAAGG GGAGCCTTTGACCAGCGCATGAAGACCTGGCAGAGATGGCAGGATGCCCAGACCATGCTGCAGAAGAAGAGGGAGATGGAGGCCAGGCTGCTCTGGGCCAACAAACCTGACAAGCTACAGCAGGCCAAAGAAGAGATCTCAGAG tGGGAGTCTCGTGTGACACAATACGAAAGAGACTTTGAACGGATTTCTGCTGTGATCCGCAAGGAAGTGATACGGTTTGAG aaagagaaatcaaaggACTTCAGAAACCACGTGACTAAATACCTTGAGACATTATTAAACTCTCAGCAACAG CTGGTGAAGTACTGGGAAGCATTCTTACCTGAAGCAAAGGCAATTTCTTAA